From the Penaeus monodon isolate SGIC_2016 chromosome 3, NSTDA_Pmon_1, whole genome shotgun sequence genome, the window ggaagtatggcaagtagagactttaggaaaataatgaaaactgaaaatacaacatatcttcgtggTAATATGAAGAAACAGCATgagatgctggtatttggcatgagtggtcgcacatgatcgggcgacgatataagcccctggcagtgagtcccgggcctctatgaatactacccgtcagaaatGGGTTAAGAAGGAACATTTAAGaggaatatcataatataatatcaaattatacATGCCAGGTCAGTATTACAACATACTGGTGAATTACATGTGTGGTCAAACATATCATAAATCTTCGAGAAATTATTCTGGTAAGTTTTCTAGCTCATGAGAAACTGCTTGTCATCAGTATTtgcatattttacacacatgcaTAGCACTAATTGAATTCTTCCTAAAGTATCGGTAAGTATATTCTTCAATTGCCATTATTGCAAAATACAAGTCCTTTACCATAAAGACCATTCTTCAGCTTCTCTGTATTCATGTAAATGTCATAAAGGAAACTGATTCTTTTGGCTCTCACTGCAGCATTTCTTCTTAAATAGTCACCAATACTTCTGCATAATCATGATTTATTCCTATAAATTGTAGGTATGATAATTAAGGTTTGACAAGGTGATAGTGAgacatcacataaaaaaatcctAATCTGTTTCCATACTTTAAAAAGATTATAACTGAATTAATCAATATTCCATGTAATGACACCACAAAAAAGTACATCACAGAGCCCTaaacacaatacaaacatacatatacatacaaacataggtTTGACAAGGGGACAGTAAAacaccacataatataaaaaaatccttaaatCACTTCCATACTTCAAAGTGTAATGCACAGATAATCCCACTGACTACATTCTGAACCACTATATGAACCTTaatgccttcttcttcttttctcttataggGTTTTAggcttttatatacacattatttcatTCCTTCTACGATAACAACAAGACCCACAATACTAACTTAGCAGGCTTCAGTGCCCTCCTCTCGGCTGATTTGAAGCCCTCGTAAGCCGAAGCCCGACTCTTAGACCTCTTTCGGCATTCCATTGTTAATAAAATTGACAGAAAAACGTCttgtaaatggagaaaaaagtcgAAAATGAGCTCTAAATGGGAGGCTGATGCGAGGGGTGTCAAGCTCTCCCTCGGTTTGTTTTGGTCTGAGCAATTCGGGCGGTTGGGGGAAGGGAACGACGTGGCGATAATTAGGATCCAtttaaggtctctctctctctctctctctctctctctctctctctctctctctctctctctctctctctctctctctctctctctctctctctctctctctctctctctctctctctctctctctctctctctctctctctctctctctctctctctctctctctctctctctctctctctctctctctctcttgctttctttcttctattttttcatttttgtgtctcttttttctttatttcgttgttctttatttgtttagttgTCTGTTTATTTGGGGAAGGGAACGGCGTCGCGATGATTAGGGTCCACTTaaggtctgtctgcctctgtctctctgcctccctcttgctttctttctttcttttatttctttctttcttttatttatttttctttcatttttttgttctctttctcttttttcttccattcttggtccttttcttccttttttttcttatttatatatagttattcatTTGGAACTTCGTCGCGATCATTAGGATCCACTTAAggcctgtctgcctttctgtctttctttcttttttcttcccttttcctccgtttccttctttctttgtttatctatttattttctttacttatttatgtgttcatttatttactaatatatctatttacttatctatctattcatctctctatttatttcggtctctctccatcctctttcattctttctcccttcccttctttccttcattctgtaTTCCTTTCCTAcatcctttgtttatttatttatctgtctatttatttgtttatctgtttgtctgtctttctggctgactgtctattaatataataaaaattaatatatgtctgtctgtctgtctataacgatgtgatatatatataaatattaataacaataacaataaaatgtatgaattagaatatcaaaagtaatagtaataatgataataacaatggtgatactaatgtcagtgataatagtatttatttattatgattttaataataataataataataataataataataataataataataataataataataataataataataataataataataatgatgataataatattattaataataataataataataataataataataataataataataataataataataataataataataataataataacaatggtactaatgacagtaaatgataatgatgataataaccatgaaagaataacaaaataataagcagaaattaataataaaaataacagaaaaatcatGACGCTGGCGTTGTTAATTaggataataaattaaaaattccaATAAAGATGATTTTGATATCAGttgagattaataaaaaaaaaaaaaaaaaaaaatatatatatatatatatatatatatatatatatatatatatatatatatatatatatatatatatatatatatatatatataataacagaattaatTCTTTTGCGCTCGTCTCCCCCACCAAAAAAGTAAACATGTCTGCCCCTTCAGTGTGGTGTCGGCTGGCTTCGACCACTCAAAAAGCCTTAAATTTACAACTAACAAGATCTGTTTGGACGAGGAAGATAAAAGTTAATATTTACCCTTCCCTTGAGGAAAGATTAGAAGGTAAGATAAGGGTGATTCTTATTGTTTTTGAGGCTGAAATGGAGAGGAGTTTAACCGGCGTGGATTAGTATTTATTTACGTTTTGCTTATATTTCTTGTGGTTTATTTATCATGTTTGAAAGAGAGATGCTTCTTTAAACCGTGGTGATATATTTTTACAATGTCCTATTGATGCGTGAAGGTCTGTCGATTTATGCAAGACATTCGGAAATGTTTTGTTATTGCAGAAGTTACTGTTGCAATTacagttatttatatttatttacttatttatttatattttttgtcacgTCATAAGGATGTCTGATATATTAACTGATGGATGTGAATTccagaatttatattttttgtagtatagATTATTTTAGTCTGAGGTTGTTGTTATGATATAATAGTTTCTAATTATaatttcttccaatttttttttctctctctggttgaTGAGTGTATAGTCTTATATTACTGAttttacataatcatcatcatcagttattagaaaaaacaaaggtaaatcTTCTGAATGCACTTTGTGAGTTTTGAGGCTGATCTTGTTGATGTGATTACCATTTTCTACAATGGATGGATTACAGTCTCAATTTTTGAATCACTGTTAAGCAGTTGCTGAAGCATCAGTGTTCTGCACTCTGTCAAAGGCCAATGAACCTACAAACCATGTGCTTAGGGTTAATGTTACCGGGAGCAACACacggagatagaggaaaatggacactgccctcttgtagagcataaaaagaTAGAGTAGGAAGCAGTACAGGTAAATCTGCAGCAGCCTTATATTTACcaggaaatgatgaaaataggcCTTGCATAGCTCCGCTCTGAGACTAgttccccatccatgtttaccttctGAGGACCAAAACAGAGGTGACGTGcaactcattactgcgatctatGAAGTAGTCCTTGTACTGCTATGCACTTGTGAGAATGATTTTGTAATTACTAGTGTTTGTTTTTCCGAATTCACATATTTAACCTGTTATTGCCGGGTGACGTGTTGACACGTCATAGCAAGCCGCTCTTTTGGCGGGGTAAGTTTGTTCGTGCGGCAACGCGCCAGAGCGCGTGGAGCGGGACGATCGGCTTCacgcagcggactcccgcgcccactgtatGGCTgttgccagatatcaccagagtttATTTGCTCTCAGAGATTTTGACAACCGGATAACAGGTTAATGAATTCTTTTACTCTCAGTATACTTCTTTTAcatgatttggtaattatttacaatttTGTACAATAACTTCTGCACATgtgcgttttgccaccgggaaaTTTGAAGGCCATGTGACACCATTCATTGAGAAACACCGGtaaatgtttcattttaagtgTGTTGCAACAATTCTGGGtcatttttaaccctttcccgatgggtggcatgtatgtacatgccatggcatgcctggactatctgccggtggcatgtacgtacatgccatggtgtatgtatggccatgccatgagtttttttttttttttttttttttttttttttttttttttttttttttttttttgttacaattatggcaaaatattatttttttgacactgaaaatgtgattaagtagcttttaacactttctcatttttcctatactatgcatttcataaaggcttcttggGCTTCCAAggttagcataaaaaaaattacattggtaatcgactacattggccagagatattatattgtattcatgaagtgatgatgtaaaaccatgtgaaaataccgatatgcattttggtaaaaaagaaaatcacgtatttataaaaacacccaacatgaaattatatctatatggaagtgatggcatgaacctgttgaaactaaagtttatcttataaaataacttgaaaaaaaaaaaaaaaaaaaaaaaaactatggtttcaactccatgatgccacacactgcttattttattcagactatagagtgaataatgatcaactatggagtctatataacaacaaaaatatcctacagtcttgatttatcaggaaatatggcaaatagagaccttagaaaataataatactgaaaatacaacataggctcttagtattacgaagaaaaggcaagggatgctggtattgggcatgagcggttgcgcatgctagggtgacaatatgagcccccggcagcggggcccaggccactatgattactacccatcgggaaagggttaaagccatatagtggatatacagaacaaaGAGACATTAGTATCTACCTCAACCTGATATCTGAGACCATCAATTGCCCCAAATGCCatagagccccctggctagggaatataaaGATCATAATGTATAAATCCCTGGGGTTAaaattaggttggtttattggttagagGGCATTGTACAATTACCATaggggatgtggattatgtgaaatcccattttcttcttcttcttcttcttcttcttcttcttcttcttcttcttcttcttcttcttcttcttcttcttcttcttcttcttcttcgtcttcgtcttcgtcttcgtcttcgtcttcgtcttcgtcttcgtcttcgtcttcttcttcttcttcttcttcttttcttttcttttttgtcgtcatatataattatattattgtctatAGCAAGAaaattgtatgaatatatcaaatatgtatgaTAAGCTACATAATAAAGAATTTTTCTATTACATgtgatatttatatgaatattatacttTTGCTCATGACCTACTCAAATTTTACATGCATTAAAATTGAATGTATCAAAATGGATGTAGTTTATGTAAATTTAATCATTAGAATAGATTAGGGATCagtgttatatattcattttaatttccaGAGCTAGACCACACAAGGGAAGATCCAGAGCTGTACACACCAGTGGACATAGGTTTTCCGGAGAGAAAACCCTCTCGCAAGGCCCAGCTCAGTCAGCGATTGGAGCACGTCAAGGCCCTCAGACACAACGCAGAGTTAGAGAAGGAAGCACGAAAAAATGCATGTAAGTCTGCTGTCTTTTTGTCACAGATTATTTAACGTTGAGAGTTACAGCCATTGGCATTAGCATTGTATCTATTTGTGTGAAAACATgaccttgtatgattttatgagtatttttactattataatgtatttttactgaagaaaaaagaatgtctcctcagttagatttttaaaatatttttgatatggtAGATACTATAGCAGTTGGAGTATTATTGATTACTGTATTTCTTTTctggattttctttttatcacaagTTTTCTGCTTCTCTAATGTAGTTATAAAACTGataattctctctcctctgcatTGTATCTGCTTTGATATTTTGTGGACTGTCAAAGCAGATGACGGCATTACTTTAACATGCAATAAACTTGCTAGCATTTTAACTTATAAATAATTCTTGTTATATTTTAGGTTTGGATTTTGACATTCAGACACATTTACAAatgcatctatttatctttgactgtatttttttttgctctttattcCAGTGACTTTGGACCTGGATACAGTGAACAGTGGCTGGGAGAAAGTGAGCGCTGCCCATCACATTTCCGCTCTTGCGCACCACTACGGAATCTTTGGAGATCTCTTTGGGAAATATGCGTACTTCTGTCCTCGTGTCCCATTGAGCGTCAGCTATGACTACGATGAAGAAACAGAGTCTCCTGTCTATAGGGGCAATGTCTTGAAGCCAAAAGAGGTTTGATTTGATTTATCTGTGTCTGACTGTGATTTTTTGCATGTTAAATTATTCCTGTTGTTAATTAAAGCTTGTAAAACTGATGTTGATTTGAGGAATAGTATGTTTTGTGGGAAGTTTtccttgtagattttttttttttttttttaagcatccaATCCATTTTTAATACAGAATATCTTAactccctgttttttctttttctttttcttttcttttcttttcttttcttttcttttcttttcttttcttttcttttcttttcttttcttttcttttcttttcttttcttttcttttcttttcttttcttttcttttcttttcttttcttttcttttcttttcttgtgtcaGTTTTCATCTGTCCAACAAACTAAGAATGATTTAACTGACCCTCTTAGATCCTGAGAAATGTTTTTGTGGGAAATTCTGAATTCACATTTATGTATAGTCATGAATGAAATATTTAGATAAGGAATATTCTAGCTTCTTTTGAAAGTTTGTTGCAAATAATAAACATCAACGTCCACAGACAGCAGCGGAGCCAAAGGTTCAGTTTGAGAGTTCGCCGGACGATCTCTGGACCTTGATCTTGACGAACCCAGACGGAAATCTCTATGAAAACGACAAAGAGTGTCTTCACTGGTTTGTGTAAGTAAATTATTAAATGGTTACTCATTTGACCATTCTGGTTAGATAATAAAATGTTCAGATGCTGTTCATTCCTACTTTGTGTACTGGTTTCTagcatttttgggggaaattactAGGTTGAGTTTTTTTCTATGATTCAATTTAAAACTGTAGTAAAGTGCaggtggatagatatataagatatttttatgtTTAGCTGTCACATTTCCAACtccgtatttattttttttaaatcattataaattttcctCAGAGTTTATGTCATGTGTAATTactggtgtttttgtgttttccccttcacttctctcctAACATCTAATTCAAATATTCCAGCGGCAACATACAAGGAGGGAAGCTAGAGACGGGGGAGGTCATATGCAACTACCTCCAGCCTTTCCCACCAAGAGGCACCGGTTACCACAGATATGTGTTCGTGCTGTACAAACAGGAAAAGAGGATTGATTTCTCCGAGTTCAAGAGGGAACAGCCTTGGTGAGTTCTCTTATGTTGTTGAAGGGATAATATGAGTGAAAGCATCTATAGTAAGTAATTAAGGCataagagaaagtagaaaaccgaagaagaaagagaaacaaagaggtaagttatatatttttacccgTAAAAGACTCGTGTGCCATAGCTATCCTGTGTTCCCAGCCGCAGTTAACCCTAGATAATTCAACTTTCaccaaaagaggagaggaggagaaatgccAGGCAAAAGCAGATTTAACCCAATGACCCCAGAATTATCCTCTTGGAATTAATTGCTACATGGGCTCTCGCTACAGGATTTTTTTCTGACGTGGCATGGCCGCACAGGGATAATCTCATCAGTTTTGCAGGAATCCGGTCACAGGTTTTGTAGgattgttgtgttttatatatgaggAATGTGTAGAAATTGCACATTTCACATGGTGTGTTCTAGGCATTCTTTTGCCTTTGcattgaataaataagtaaataaataaatacagtagCACTTCCAGATTGTCCATATTAGCCAGTGGCATTGactttttgactctctctctctctctctctctctctctctctctctctctctctctctctctctctctctctctctctctctctctctctctctctctctcttttataagagctcatttttttctttttgaccaaATTTGCAAAATGGAGGAAAATATTAAGCACAGCAGCAACCTTAATGCCCTTTGTGATGCTCAGTGGTAGTGTTTTGTCCATATGAGAAATCaaactgtagattttttttcttatttcttctgtacgggaaaaaagaagaaaaaggaagtgaatCTAGCACCTTTTTGAAGCTCAAAAGTAGGTTTGCTTTATGTATGAGAGGTCAATCTGTGTAgtttgctgctgttttttttctttttttcttttcttctttttttctttcatacgacatttggaagaaagaagaaaagaaaaagtaaaacagaagTAAATCTAGCACCTTTATGATGCTGAGCAGtagctttgtttttttatatgagaGGTCAAATTGTGGACTTCACTATCTTTTCATTTacaaaaaggagaacaagaaacagTCATACACATCaccatttattactatatatatagtcatatacattttataagtCTCACAGACTTTCCCCACAGCACCTGTTTTCTTGGACtggagaaaatgaaacaaaaagggaaGTGTAGAAGTGTACCAGTTGTCAATGTACGCATGGTAGCTCTTCCAAAAGAAGTCTCTGGCATCCCTAAGGTCCATTACTGCCTTCTGGGATGGCGATGTCCTTTCCTGTTTAAGTTCTGAGGACAGCTGTGTATCCAGCACACAGGCTGTTGATGCCTGATCTGGTCTGTCCGctggggttgtgggtgttgaaACTGAGGTGACTCTGAAGCTTCCACAACAATGGAGATACACTGGTTGGGGACAAAGACCGACTTGAAACGGTCCCCGAACATCTCCACAACTTGCCTCGGTTTCCAAATCCTGTCCTCGTTGTCGTGATCCACCTCCTTGTCCATGAAGTGCAGGTTTTAGGAGATCGTTCAAAAGTTTCCCGAGGCATTGtggaggggaaaacgagcatGGCTCTGAGACCAATAGAAGGCCAGGCGTGGCTTCTATTTGATCCTCATCAATAACCTCAGACTGAGACAGATGTGTAACTCAACAGAAATTACTGGTGCCACCTCCTCCTGTCTGCTTTATTAGTCTGAGGGAGTCTGTAAGCAAGCTAATGAAATGAATTAGTTTATGTAGGTGCAGTAGTCACCTTTTCTAGCTGCATATAACAATACTGTGGATAAAGCTATACATATCAACCTGTTTCCTCCACTGTATAAGTGATCAGCTCATCAGTGATGAATTCCCTGTACACATTTAGGGGCACAGAATCCTCATCATAGGCTACCTTGATGCCCGGGCTACTGCTAAAAGAGTGCTTCCTTGGCACATTCTCTTTCCTACTCCACCTGAAATCTAGCCTATGGGGAGCATTACTATTTCACTTTTTGGAAATGTGTACTGAGAGGGGCTCATCACTGTCAAGTCCAAAGTGGTGTCATGTGTCGACACAAAATCAGGCTCATCTTCACGTTGTACCTTCAACTCTAAGTCAGATTCATCACTGGGTATTACTTCATTCCCAGTGTCATCCTCAGAGGAGCCTGAGTCTGACAGGGGAGCTGTCGAAGTGGACGCCAATGGCTGCTGATTTGAgcaagagcgagaaagggagactGTGATCATTCTGCTAGAATGTGCCTTTGACTGACTTTTTATACAGATGATTGTCTAACACTACCCAATCAGGTCACACCATGGGACCTAATTCACCAATCAAAACCCTTGCTATTTTCCAGCTAGTCAGGACAAAGTACATTATAATCACGCAATCTGGTACAAACAAATCACCTGATTACATGTCATAATTACACATCATAAAATCACCAGCAATAACATCTATTTTGGGTCAgaacataataatcatcatggcAAAGATCGACTGGGGGCTCCTGCAGCCATGCAACATAATGCCtccagtcaagtgctggtcccaagccctgtaTAAAGTTGAATATTACTCTAAGGTACCACCGGGCTCTCCGttcggaaaggaactgggacctaccctATCTCACCAGAGTTCCAATGAAACCACAATTAAGtgctgctgtgaccacggcggcaaaGGAACTAatccttaaaagaagaagatggaagaattCCACCAACATTTGTTAAAGCTGTCGAGTGCAGGCTAAATTCCAATTTCAAATTTAGCCTTTTGTAATGTTCAAACTGAAACAATGAGCCAAGAGCCATATTGATAGTAGTAAGACCAGAAAAAGTGAGACTCAAACCAAGTTCTCATAATTTTCAACATTTACCAACATTTTGAACGTATTTAGATGAAAGTTATCTTGGCTTGTGTACTGTTATTGGAATCTGATATTTGTAATGTTACCTAATTCACCCAGCTGCCAAATATTCCCTAACCAAAGAATGGCATCAGCTCCCGGACTCATTTTGTTTAGGCTACTTTGTGGCATCTACATGGATAATGCTATTCACTCTTAAGTCCTGTCCACGCAGATGGACACATCAGTGGGCGACCATAAAAGTGATGTAAAGGTATTTGAACTGTGAGATTTACAGAAAAGTCTCTCTACCAGTTAGCAAGTTTTTTGGGTAATCTGTTTGCTGCAGTGTGTATGATAGTAAATGAATACAAACTGATACTACTTCACTGAAGTCATTCTATGTGTTACTTGAGCTTTCCACGGTATAT encodes:
- the LOC119590417 gene encoding 39S ribosomal protein L38, mitochondrial-like; its protein translation is MSAPSVWCRLASTTQKALNLQLTRSVWTRKIKVNIYPSLEERLEELDHTREDPELYTPVDIGFPERKPSRKAQLSQRLEHVKALRHNAELEKEARKNALTLDLDTVNSGWEKVSAAHHISALAHHYGIFGDLFGKYAYFCPRVPLSVSYDYDEETESPVYRGNVLKPKETAAEPKVQFESSPDDLWTLILTNPDGNLYENDKECLHWFVGNIQGGKLETGEVICNYLQPFPPRGTGYHRYVFVLYKQEKRIDFSEFKREQPCLLLKERSFSTLDFYRQMQDEVTPAGLAWFQADWDSSLTDFFHNTLQMREPIYEYDFPDMYMAPQKHFPLRRQFDRYLDMHRDPKQINKEILLKRLKRINPLEREPPVHPFPAALPIDTKLTSWEKKEIKRERIGAGKYYDLYRGSNRPKA